A region of Hydrogenimonas cancrithermarum DNA encodes the following proteins:
- a CDS encoding polyprenyl synthetase family protein, with translation MLEQVERQMRRFIGELENEEIVKLFASLPHGKRLRAKLVLKVAHAVPEAVRLAAVIEMIHAASLLHDDVIDDAQTRRGVASLNATEGSKQAVMMGDILYSKGFEELVGFDEKIAKIVAGAVTQLSIGELMDVRLSDRFNPDLDAYMRMIYQKTAALIEATAASAALLAGKDEKIYAVYGRNLGIAFQIIDDILDITQSSEQLGKPAMHDLEEGKTTLPYIYLYEALDETGKEKLVSFHGRTLDEERKNWIRTMMEETGALRKAYFHARELGEEAVALMRGENEEALAEIVEAMIERDF, from the coding sequence ATGCTTGAACAGGTCGAACGGCAGATGCGCCGCTTTATCGGAGAACTTGAAAACGAAGAGATCGTCAAACTTTTTGCATCGCTTCCGCACGGCAAGCGTCTGCGGGCGAAGCTTGTATTGAAAGTTGCACATGCAGTCCCCGAAGCGGTCAGACTCGCAGCGGTGATCGAAATGATCCATGCGGCAAGCCTTCTGCACGACGATGTGATCGACGATGCACAGACGCGCCGGGGTGTCGCATCGCTCAATGCTACCGAGGGGAGCAAGCAGGCGGTAATGATGGGGGATATTCTCTACTCCAAAGGGTTCGAAGAGCTTGTCGGTTTCGACGAAAAAATCGCCAAAATCGTGGCGGGGGCCGTCACGCAATTGAGTATCGGCGAATTGATGGATGTAAGGCTCTCCGACAGGTTCAACCCAGATCTCGACGCCTATATGCGGATGATCTATCAAAAGACGGCGGCACTCATCGAAGCGACGGCGGCATCCGCGGCGCTTCTGGCTGGAAAAGACGAGAAGATCTATGCCGTTTACGGCCGCAATCTCGGTATCGCTTTTCAGATCATCGACGATATCCTCGACATTACACAAAGTTCCGAACAGCTGGGAAAACCGGCGATGCACGATCTGGAAGAGGGGAAAACGACACTGCCGTATATCTACCTCTACGAAGCGCTCGACGAGACGGGCAAAGAGAAGCTCGTTTCGTTTCATGGCAGAACGCTCGATGAAGAGCGGAAAAACTGGATCCGCACGATGATGGAGGAGACGGGTGCGTTGAGAAAGGCCTATTTTCATGCCAGAGAGCTTGGTGAAGAGGCCGTTGCACTGATGCGCGGTGAAAACGAAGAGGCGCTCGCCGAGATCGTCGAAGCGATGATCGAGAGGGATTTCTGA
- a CDS encoding GGDEF domain-containing phosphodiesterase, with protein sequence MFKRIDRSLTSTLTLYVVVGGIIALLSIFFVLGNIGKKILFDIEKEKAELIAKMFAPQIGLNLYLGMEDRLEETLNQIMTQKDIVSVFLKRNGKVIHSVKTEEENASGEIFRVEVPVFAPDGKERMAMLELYYSSLHYQQMSRELTRMLLLFLSLLALMYFGLVYLIRKRLKPLKKLATSLANYDVKHPVVFREKSREREIRQIEKAIEKMQKNIRAYTDLQRNMNQILYEKVEEKTAELWKQLYTDALTDLPNRKALMDDLLQVDTALLAIVNIDDFTEINDLYGNDAGDQVLKQFARKLEKLDFDKVYRTSADEYVVLKKEAFTAGDAMQFIKEVRDSIEMERYFYEDTLIDLRVTIGATIEFPPTIVQADMAYKMAKKARKPLMIFSSEWNMEKNFRENIHWVSEIKRALAEGRIHPYAQPLYDLGKKRIKGYEMLMRLVTEDGTVVPPSFFLSLAQKTHHYPAMTRRIVEESCAFFADKKDVTFSINLSVEDILNEETVAFIKERIEHYHVTNRIVFELLESENIELYPEVETFVEAMKEMGCQIAIDDFGTGYSNFAYLVKLKVDYIKIDGSLIKNIHTDKNIQVVVETIVLFAKKLGVKTVAEFISNEMIYETVERLGVDIIQGYYIDEPKPLEEIEKGGGAK encoded by the coding sequence ATGTTCAAACGAATTGACAGATCGCTGACATCGACACTCACACTCTATGTCGTGGTCGGAGGCATCATCGCCCTCCTTTCCATCTTTTTTGTCCTTGGAAATATCGGTAAAAAGATTCTGTTCGACATCGAGAAAGAGAAAGCGGAGCTGATCGCGAAGATGTTCGCCCCTCAGATCGGCTTGAACCTTTATCTCGGAATGGAGGACAGGCTCGAAGAGACGCTGAATCAGATCATGACGCAAAAAGATATCGTCTCGGTTTTTCTCAAACGAAACGGAAAAGTGATCCATTCGGTGAAAACGGAAGAGGAGAATGCCAGCGGAGAGATTTTCCGTGTCGAGGTCCCCGTTTTCGCTCCGGACGGCAAAGAGAGAATGGCGATGCTCGAACTCTACTATTCGAGCCTCCATTATCAGCAGATGTCCCGTGAACTGACCCGCATGCTTCTTCTTTTTCTCTCCCTGCTCGCGCTTATGTATTTCGGGCTCGTCTATCTGATCAGAAAACGTCTCAAACCGCTTAAAAAGCTTGCCACGTCGCTGGCGAATTACGACGTGAAACATCCGGTTGTCTTTAGGGAGAAGAGCCGGGAACGTGAGATAAGGCAGATCGAAAAAGCGATCGAAAAGATGCAGAAGAATATCCGTGCCTATACGGATCTTCAGAGGAATATGAACCAGATCCTCTATGAAAAAGTCGAGGAGAAAACGGCGGAGCTCTGGAAACAGCTCTATACCGATGCACTGACGGATCTTCCCAACCGCAAGGCGCTGATGGACGATCTTTTGCAGGTCGATACCGCACTGCTGGCGATCGTGAATATTGACGATTTCACGGAGATCAACGATCTTTACGGTAACGATGCGGGGGACCAGGTTTTGAAACAGTTCGCCCGGAAATTGGAGAAGCTGGATTTCGACAAAGTCTATCGTACATCGGCGGATGAGTATGTCGTCCTTAAAAAAGAGGCGTTCACGGCCGGCGATGCGATGCAGTTCATCAAAGAGGTCAGGGATTCGATCGAAATGGAGAGATACTTCTACGAAGATACACTGATCGACCTGCGCGTCACGATCGGGGCGACGATAGAGTTTCCTCCCACGATCGTACAGGCGGACATGGCCTACAAAATGGCGAAAAAAGCGCGGAAACCGTTGATGATCTTCTCTTCGGAGTGGAATATGGAGAAGAATTTCCGCGAGAATATCCACTGGGTGAGCGAGATTAAAAGAGCATTGGCCGAGGGGCGTATCCACCCCTATGCGCAGCCGCTCTACGATCTCGGAAAAAAGAGGATCAAAGGGTATGAGATGTTGATGCGCCTCGTCACGGAGGACGGCACGGTCGTTCCGCCTTCGTTTTTTCTTTCACTTGCGCAAAAGACCCATCACTACCCGGCGATGACGCGGCGGATCGTCGAAGAGAGTTGCGCCTTCTTCGCCGATAAAAAGGATGTGACTTTTTCGATCAACCTCTCCGTCGAAGATATCCTGAACGAAGAGACGGTGGCGTTTATCAAAGAGAGAATCGAACACTATCATGTAACCAACCGCATCGTTTTCGAACTTCTGGAGAGTGAAAATATCGAGCTTTATCCCGAAGTTGAGACGTTTGTAGAGGCGATGAAAGAGATGGGGTGTCAAATCGCCATCGACGATTTCGGTACGGGATACTCCAATTTCGCCTATCTGGTAAAACTGAAAGTGGACTATATCAAGATCGACGGTTCGCTCATCAAAAATATTCATACCGACAAGAATATACAGGTCGTCGTCGAAACGATCGTCTTGTTCGCGAAAAAACTCGGGGTCAAAACCGTGGCCGAGTTCATCAGCAACGAGATGATCTACGAGACGGTGGAGCGTCTTGGTGTCGACATTATCCAGGGATATTATATCGACGAGCCGAAGCCCCTGGAAGAGATTGAAAAGGGTGGCGGCGCCAAGTGA
- a CDS encoding TonB-dependent receptor plug domain-containing protein: MKRVILSVLLAGFPLLASEDLPGLAQELIKDMKRVGMLAESVKMNESYQPYIVTVFSGKDLEKIGVSNLQEALELVPGVDMATDNLDNKRAVFRGSNPYAYGQSKLFVDGVEVNDILFDSYGSFLSMPIEMIKRIEVTRGPGSVSDGYNAYAGSIRVITYAEHSTDDETSSDRVVAKAGGYGYVMGGFTKAYKGESFNLFTDFYYQKDDKMLPAGPDALSHDPLNAALSKRGEAPLWMRNYSLGIQLDYEDVTLRARTLYNERGSAYGINGALPPKDDHAKFPLSYAEISYHPFWDEWRAFVKAGWKDSAFKSSSRLIPPGFVAGGIEYENGFYGEHVAKIRKFYQTAYAEYDGLEGHRLNMGYYVDYSEIYKVVTKTTDRSTGTGIVDYSESRPFIEPNSSQHTYRLFFQDRIQYDDALSFQIGLNIEKVSDISTEINPRVSAVYQQDGKNIYKAIYSRSSRSPSWQELFTINNHARIGNPDLDPEVVNAFELAYIHKFSVDAFLQLNLFYLQNSDQIDNVNDDNIYLNSSETNIYGFEFEFRAPLGLHDTLYANYSYVYGKENGSHPLSDSARHMAKGYYIHQFDKSFDFSLIGKYVGSKERTTYDYREKLDSYATLDMTFGYAHANDLTLRLSVKNLFDATVKYPSPPYNYDEDFIQEGRKIIVTLTKGF, encoded by the coding sequence GTGAAAAGGGTGATACTTTCCGTACTTCTAGCGGGTTTTCCGCTTTTGGCTTCCGAAGATCTTCCTGGTTTGGCACAGGAACTCATAAAGGATATGAAGAGAGTCGGGATGCTTGCCGAATCGGTCAAAATGAACGAGTCGTATCAGCCCTATATCGTGACGGTGTTTTCAGGCAAAGATCTCGAAAAAATCGGTGTTTCAAATCTTCAGGAAGCGCTGGAGTTGGTTCCGGGTGTCGACATGGCCACCGACAACTTGGACAACAAGCGCGCGGTTTTCAGAGGATCCAACCCTTATGCCTATGGCCAGAGCAAACTTTTCGTCGACGGTGTCGAAGTCAACGATATACTTTTCGACAGTTACGGTTCGTTTCTTTCGATGCCGATCGAGATGATCAAGCGGATCGAAGTGACACGCGGCCCGGGAAGCGTCAGCGACGGTTACAACGCCTATGCCGGGTCGATACGTGTCATCACCTATGCCGAGCATTCCACCGACGATGAAACGTCATCCGACAGAGTGGTTGCGAAAGCCGGCGGTTATGGCTACGTGATGGGTGGATTTACAAAAGCGTACAAAGGCGAATCGTTCAATCTATTTACCGATTTTTATTATCAAAAAGATGACAAAATGCTTCCCGCAGGCCCCGATGCACTCTCCCATGACCCTCTCAATGCCGCACTCTCCAAACGCGGGGAGGCACCACTATGGATGAGAAACTATTCACTGGGCATACAGCTCGACTACGAAGATGTGACACTGCGTGCCCGAACGCTTTACAACGAGCGCGGCAGTGCCTATGGGATCAACGGTGCGCTTCCGCCGAAAGATGACCATGCCAAATTCCCTCTGTCTTATGCCGAAATCTCCTATCACCCCTTTTGGGACGAGTGGCGGGCTTTTGTCAAAGCAGGTTGGAAAGATAGTGCATTCAAAAGTTCTTCGAGACTGATTCCTCCCGGTTTCGTCGCCGGCGGCATAGAATACGAGAACGGTTTCTATGGAGAGCATGTCGCGAAAATAAGAAAATTCTATCAAACCGCTTATGCCGAATATGATGGGCTGGAGGGGCACCGGTTGAATATGGGGTACTATGTCGATTATTCGGAGATCTACAAAGTCGTCACGAAAACGACAGACAGATCGACGGGAACGGGGATTGTCGACTATTCGGAATCGCGACCATTTATCGAACCAAATTCGAGCCAGCATACCTATCGCCTCTTCTTTCAGGACAGGATCCAGTACGACGATGCCTTGTCTTTTCAGATCGGTCTGAACATCGAAAAAGTTTCCGATATCTCGACAGAGATCAATCCCCGGGTTTCAGCTGTCTATCAGCAGGATGGAAAAAATATCTACAAAGCGATCTACAGCCGTTCGAGCCGCTCCCCTTCCTGGCAGGAACTTTTCACCATCAACAACCATGCCCGCATCGGAAACCCCGACCTCGACCCGGAAGTGGTGAACGCCTTCGAACTCGCCTATATCCATAAATTCAGCGTCGACGCTTTTTTGCAACTGAATCTTTTCTATCTGCAAAACAGTGATCAAATCGACAATGTCAATGACGACAACATATATCTAAACAGCTCCGAAACCAATATTTACGGGTTCGAATTCGAGTTCAGAGCACCGTTGGGACTCCACGATACGCTTTACGCCAACTACTCCTACGTTTACGGTAAAGAGAATGGATCCCATCCACTGTCCGATAGTGCCAGGCATATGGCAAAAGGGTATTACATCCATCAGTTCGATAAATCCTTCGACTTTTCGCTGATTGGAAAATATGTGGGCAGCAAGGAGCGCACGACGTACGACTACAGAGAGAAGCTTGATTCCTATGCGACGCTCGACATGACATTCGGGTACGCTCATGCCAACGATCTCACACTCCGGTTGTCTGTGAAGAATCTTTTCGATGCGACCGTGAAGTATCCTTCCCCTCCCTATAATTACGATGAAGATTTTATTCAAGAAGGTCGCAAAATCATTGTCACTTTGACGAAGGGCTTTTGA
- a CDS encoding FxsA family protein: MIYFLVYLFLEIFVSVEISSALGPFWTFVEVIGSAVAGLLLLTNFRYTFFENMRAMAEGDIGPETFQKQNMAALIGALLLIVPGFLTDIIGILLQFGVFTNLLAAKLVKKERMKSNVQTKPFQEEGECDVIDVEIIEHHDDRK; the protein is encoded by the coding sequence ATGATCTATTTCCTCGTCTACCTTTTTCTCGAAATTTTCGTTTCGGTCGAGATATCTTCGGCCCTCGGCCCTTTCTGGACTTTTGTAGAAGTGATCGGCAGCGCCGTTGCCGGTTTGCTTCTGTTAACCAACTTCCGTTATACTTTTTTCGAAAATATGCGGGCGATGGCGGAAGGCGATATCGGTCCCGAAACTTTTCAGAAACAGAATATGGCTGCGCTTATCGGAGCGCTGCTTCTAATCGTTCCCGGTTTTTTGACCGATATTATCGGCATCCTTCTGCAGTTCGGGGTCTTTACCAACCTGCTCGCGGCCAAACTTGTCAAAAAAGAGAGAATGAAGAGCAATGTCCAAACCAAACCATTTCAAGAAGAAGGAGAGTGTGATGTCATCGATGTTGAAATCATTGAGCATCATGATGATCGCAAGTAG
- a CDS encoding proline--tRNA ligase: MRFSKLLIPTLKEAPKDAVLPSHIYLVRGGFIYQVASGIYDFLPLGKKVLDKVRAIIKEELDNVGCQEVQLGFVTPAELWKRSGRYEKYGSELLRFEDRKGNEFVLGPTHEEMMVELAKQFINSYKQLPMNLYQINLKFRDEARPRFGLMRGREFIMKDGYSFHADREDMVREFELMEATYRKIFTRMGLDFRVVEADSGAIGGEGSKEFMVLADSGEDTIVVCEGCDYAANIEAAKRKQPTAPAEAPEADLNRFHTPDVKTIEDLAKFFYVDPYYLVKTVAKKALYDEGKSEIVLFFLRGSDELQEVKAANSVGANELADVTEEELEAAGLVPGFMGPIELIRNAGVVEGAPPFHEERAHPNLTMVFDTGLEGAKNMICGANEKDYHIVGADLGVLKELKFADLAQTQEGDVCTKCGGRLTYTKGIEVGHIFQLGTRYSEPLKAEFLDQNGKSRPFVMGTYGIGVSRLLAAVIEQHHDEKGSIWPLSVAPFEVVVVVGNVKDDAQREAGEKIYKALKEKGIDVLLDDRAERFGFKMKDFELIGFPYAVVVGKKLSDGQVELIERTSLQKEVVALDHVVGKIAEKVK; the protein is encoded by the coding sequence ATGAGGTTTTCCAAACTCTTGATCCCGACACTCAAAGAGGCGCCCAAAGATGCGGTTTTGCCGAGCCACATCTATCTGGTACGCGGTGGTTTCATCTATCAGGTGGCCAGCGGCATTTACGACTTTCTTCCTCTTGGGAAAAAAGTGCTCGACAAGGTACGTGCTATCATCAAAGAGGAGCTCGACAATGTCGGATGCCAGGAGGTGCAGCTCGGGTTCGTCACCCCTGCGGAGCTTTGGAAGAGGAGCGGACGTTATGAGAAATATGGTTCGGAGCTTTTGCGTTTCGAAGACCGGAAAGGCAACGAATTCGTTCTCGGTCCGACCCATGAAGAGATGATGGTGGAGCTGGCGAAACAGTTTATCAACAGTTACAAGCAGCTTCCGATGAATCTCTATCAGATCAATCTCAAATTCCGCGACGAGGCGAGGCCACGCTTCGGGCTGATGCGTGGACGCGAATTCATCATGAAGGATGGCTACAGTTTCCATGCCGACAGAGAGGACATGGTGCGTGAGTTCGAGCTGATGGAAGCGACCTATCGGAAAATCTTCACCCGGATGGGACTCGACTTCCGTGTCGTCGAAGCCGACAGCGGTGCCATAGGGGGCGAGGGAAGCAAAGAGTTCATGGTTCTTGCCGACAGCGGAGAAGATACGATCGTCGTCTGCGAAGGGTGTGACTATGCGGCCAATATCGAAGCGGCGAAGCGCAAACAACCCACAGCGCCGGCCGAGGCACCTGAAGCCGATCTGAACCGTTTCCATACGCCGGATGTCAAAACGATCGAGGATCTCGCCAAGTTTTTCTATGTCGACCCCTACTACCTGGTCAAAACGGTCGCGAAAAAAGCGCTCTACGACGAGGGGAAAAGTGAAATCGTCCTCTTCTTCCTGCGCGGAAGCGACGAACTGCAGGAGGTCAAGGCCGCGAACAGTGTCGGTGCGAACGAACTTGCCGACGTGACGGAAGAGGAGCTCGAAGCGGCCGGCCTGGTACCCGGATTCATGGGGCCGATCGAGCTGATACGCAACGCAGGCGTGGTCGAAGGCGCTCCGCCGTTTCACGAAGAGCGCGCCCATCCGAACCTGACGATGGTTTTCGACACAGGACTCGAAGGTGCCAAAAACATGATTTGCGGTGCAAATGAAAAAGATTACCATATCGTGGGTGCCGATCTCGGTGTGCTGAAAGAGCTTAAGTTCGCCGATCTCGCGCAGACACAGGAGGGTGATGTGTGTACGAAGTGTGGCGGCAGGCTCACCTATACGAAAGGGATCGAAGTGGGGCATATCTTCCAGCTCGGGACCCGCTACTCCGAACCTCTCAAAGCGGAGTTTCTTGACCAAAACGGCAAGAGCAGACCCTTTGTGATGGGGACATACGGTATCGGCGTCAGCCGGCTTCTCGCGGCTGTCATCGAACAGCACCACGACGAAAAAGGGTCGATCTGGCCTCTCTCCGTCGCACCGTTCGAGGTGGTGGTCGTCGTCGGAAACGTCAAGGACGATGCACAAAGAGAAGCGGGCGAAAAGATCTATAAAGCGTTGAAGGAAAAGGGTATCGACGTGCTTCTCGACGACCGGGCCGAACGCTTTGGTTTCAAGATGAAAGATTTCGAACTGATCGGCTTTCCCTATGCCGTCGTGGTCGGGAAAAAGCTCTCCGATGGCCAGGTGGAACTGATCGAGCGTACGTCGTTGCAAAAAGAGGTTGTTGCGCTCGACCATGTCGTCGGGAAAATCGCGGAAAAAGTGAAATGA
- a CDS encoding GNAT family N-acyltransferase, with amino-acid sequence MFQFVEVHDEKLLEKIYRFRYFIACEELNVYKKDDYPEGIENDEYDPYAVHFAAFDEKGAVASCVRLIHHSPVGYPTQNALDVDLSPFDLDPQNLGEISRIFIRPDCRNLKASREIFTRFKIMLCHKMKELGLKYTMGSLEDRFYRLLQRYRFPYEIIGESAFYAGKERFPVLLSTDQLREANRDLCEGMATL; translated from the coding sequence ATGTTTCAGTTTGTTGAAGTACACGATGAAAAACTTTTGGAAAAAATATACCGTTTCAGATATTTCATCGCGTGCGAAGAGTTGAACGTCTATAAAAAGGACGATTATCCTGAAGGGATCGAAAATGATGAATATGACCCCTATGCCGTCCATTTCGCTGCATTCGACGAAAAAGGAGCGGTTGCTTCGTGCGTTCGGCTTATCCACCACTCTCCCGTCGGATACCCTACACAGAATGCACTGGATGTCGATTTGAGCCCGTTCGATCTCGATCCGCAGAATCTCGGAGAGATTTCACGTATATTCATTCGCCCCGATTGTCGAAATTTGAAAGCGAGCAGGGAAATTTTTACCAGGTTTAAAATCATGTTATGTCATAAAATGAAGGAGCTTGGGCTGAAATATACGATGGGGTCGTTGGAGGATCGCTTCTATCGCCTTCTGCAGCGCTATAGATTCCCCTATGAAATAATCGGGGAAAGTGCTTTTTATGCCGGCAAAGAACGCTTTCCCGTACTCCTGTCGACCGATCAGTTGAGAGAAGCGAACAGAGATCTTTGTGAAGGGATGGCAACATTGTGA
- a CDS encoding DUF2018 family protein yields MLFEDEEDIFSGGSPKKKFFDIVYNANRNLVELELDRMVERMCLLEMMLEEQMGEEAMEREIQTRTFSQSAELDECKTSKYIELTANILTQNE; encoded by the coding sequence ATGTTGTTTGAAGATGAAGAGGATATTTTTTCAGGTGGTTCGCCGAAAAAGAAGTTTTTCGATATTGTCTACAATGCCAACCGCAATCTGGTAGAACTCGAACTCGACCGTATGGTGGAGCGGATGTGTCTTTTGGAGATGATGCTCGAAGAGCAGATGGGCGAAGAGGCGATGGAACGCGAGATCCAGACACGTACCTTTTCGCAGTCGGCCGAACTGGATGAGTGTAAAACAAGTAAATATATCGAATTGACGGCGAACATTCTGACACAGAATGAATAG
- the hemA gene encoding glutamyl-tRNA reductase: MQYLVVSFSHKNTDIVVREKLAFSDEEAKKRALEEVLQTHGVNEAILLSTCNRVEFIVSTSNPSMALGSIFMTLHRHSGLSVEELEGRADVYEDEGAVHHVFAVAASLDSLVVGETQIAGQLKDAFRFAYENGFCAQKLSRLIHFAFKCAAEVRNSTDISKSPVSVAGAAVAQAKHVMGGNLGGFTGLVVGAGEMSEIVTKHLVANGCNVILFNRTAEKAKKIAEEVGGRIDVEPFEALTEFVNRYRLLFTATAATEPIITDEMVEETTFERHWFDLAVPRDIDVISDSRVHIYAVDDLQETVNNNLALRQEHARKAYEIVGRFTMEFFKWLQSLMIDPLIKDIREQAKRAAMAEIERAVKKGFIPPQTQKNVEKLVHNAFNKFLHTPTKQLREVAEQPRADTIIEAMKYIFKTETDVKMMDKYKCEFIMKDDVR; encoded by the coding sequence ATGCAGTATCTCGTGGTCAGTTTCTCGCACAAGAACACCGATATCGTTGTACGCGAAAAACTCGCTTTTTCCGACGAGGAGGCGAAAAAAAGAGCGCTCGAAGAGGTGCTTCAGACCCATGGGGTGAACGAAGCGATCCTTCTGTCGACCTGCAATCGTGTGGAGTTTATCGTCAGTACCTCCAATCCCTCGATGGCACTCGGTTCGATTTTCATGACGCTCCATCGCCACAGCGGTTTGAGTGTGGAGGAGCTCGAGGGGCGTGCGGATGTCTACGAGGACGAGGGGGCGGTTCACCACGTCTTCGCCGTCGCCGCGTCGCTCGACAGTCTGGTCGTTGGTGAAACGCAGATCGCGGGGCAGCTCAAAGATGCGTTCCGGTTCGCCTATGAAAACGGTTTTTGTGCCCAGAAACTTTCGCGTCTTATCCATTTCGCTTTCAAGTGCGCGGCCGAAGTGCGAAACTCCACCGATATCTCCAAAAGCCCGGTCTCTGTCGCGGGGGCAGCCGTGGCTCAGGCAAAGCATGTCATGGGGGGCAATCTCGGAGGTTTTACGGGTCTCGTCGTCGGCGCGGGGGAGATGAGCGAAATCGTTACGAAGCATCTCGTCGCGAATGGCTGCAATGTCATCCTCTTCAACCGGACGGCTGAAAAAGCGAAAAAGATCGCCGAAGAGGTCGGCGGCAGGATCGATGTGGAACCGTTCGAGGCACTGACGGAGTTTGTAAACCGATACCGTCTTCTCTTTACCGCGACGGCGGCCACGGAGCCCATCATCACCGACGAAATGGTCGAGGAGACGACGTTCGAGCGCCACTGGTTCGATCTGGCCGTTCCACGGGATATCGACGTCATCAGCGACAGCCGCGTCCATATTTACGCCGTCGACGATTTGCAGGAGACGGTCAACAACAACCTCGCTTTGCGTCAGGAGCATGCACGGAAAGCCTACGAGATCGTCGGCCGCTTCACGATGGAGTTTTTCAAATGGCTGCAGTCGCTGATGATCGACCCCTTGATCAAAGATATCCGTGAACAGGCAAAAAGAGCGGCGATGGCGGAGATTGAGCGGGCGGTGAAGAAGGGGTTCATCCCGCCTCAGACGCAGAAAAATGTCGAGAAGCTCGTGCATAACGCGTTCAACAAATTTCTGCATACCCCTACCAAGCAGCTTCGCGAAGTGGCGGAACAGCCGCGCGCCGATACGATTATCGAAGCGATGAAGTATATCTTCAAAACCGAAACCGACGTGAAGATGATGGACAAATACAAGTGTGAATTTATTATGAAGGACGATGTACGATGA
- a CDS encoding thioredoxin domain-containing protein, with amino-acid sequence MSSMLKSLSIMMIASSLVFAGGESDVIDYVKKKLSRNPQVKINSATVEEKLPIPGIKGWSAYVIGLDINLTRGKETRRIHFEDILFVSKNLITSELVDRKTGRDVRSMIQPKLPKDIYDPSHLLYGSPDAPHKLILFSDPLCPFCRMYVPELLKAVKENPERMALYYYHLPLQAIHPASATLVRVMEVAQKDGKNEIIDKMYRIDIDPHIEDEEKILEIVAEKTGYRLSPKQIHQPWIDKKLGKDRITARKLLVTGTPTIFVDGKKDITREKYKKFIEKK; translated from the coding sequence ATGTCATCGATGTTGAAATCATTGAGCATCATGATGATCGCAAGTAGTCTGGTATTTGCCGGCGGCGAGAGTGATGTGATCGATTATGTCAAAAAGAAACTGAGCAGAAATCCGCAGGTGAAAATCAACAGTGCGACGGTGGAGGAGAAACTCCCTATCCCCGGTATCAAAGGGTGGTCGGCCTACGTGATCGGGCTCGATATCAATCTGACGCGGGGCAAAGAGACGCGGCGTATTCATTTCGAAGATATTCTTTTCGTGAGCAAAAACCTGATCACATCCGAACTGGTCGACCGAAAAACGGGACGGGATGTGCGCTCCATGATACAGCCGAAACTACCGAAGGATATCTACGACCCATCCCATCTGCTTTACGGCAGCCCCGATGCACCTCACAAACTGATTCTCTTTTCCGATCCGCTTTGTCCTTTCTGTCGAATGTATGTGCCCGAACTTCTAAAAGCGGTCAAGGAGAATCCCGAACGGATGGCACTTTATTACTACCACTTGCCTCTTCAGGCGATTCATCCCGCATCCGCTACGCTGGTCCGTGTGATGGAAGTGGCCCAAAAAGATGGGAAAAACGAAATCATCGACAAGATGTATCGGATCGATATCGATCCCCATATCGAAGATGAAGAGAAAATATTGGAAATCGTGGCGGAAAAGACGGGTTATAGATTGTCGCCGAAACAGATTCATCAGCCGTGGATCGATAAAAAGCTCGGGAAAGACCGTATAACGGCACGAAAACTTCTCGTTACCGGTACGCCGACCATCTTCGTCGACGGTAAAAAAGATATTACCCGTGAGAAATACAAAAAATTCATCGAAAAGAAATAG